The genomic DNA CATCTGTTGAATTGAAGAAACTGGCGAATGAGCGCTGGTCCCAGCTGCAACAGTGGTATGCCAGTCGCGAGGCCCGTGAGCAGATGGTGCTCAAGGTGCTCGTCGGGGTGGCTGTTTTCGTGGTGTTGTACTGGCTGATCTGGGCGCCATCCTTGGCGGCCAGGGATCAGGCTCGCCAGCAGTACGTGGCCAATATGCAGACGCTGGAATGGATCGAGGCAAACAGTGGCGCAGTGCAGGCGGCTCGCGCGGGAAGCAAAAACAGTAGCCGTTTGCCAGAGAACTGGGTGAGCGACGTTAGCCGCACTGCAGATGACTTCGGGCTTACCCTGAAAGGGTTTTCCCCGGATGGCAATCGTTCTGTGCGTATTCAGCTGGAGGATCAGCCCGCCGCCCAGATCGTGCTCT from Alcanivorax sp. includes the following:
- the gspM gene encoding type II secretion system protein GspM, with protein sequence MTSVELKKLANERWSQLQQWYASREAREQMVLKVLVGVAVFVVLYWLIWAPSLAARDQARQQYVANMQTLEWIEANSGAVQAARAGSKNSSRLPENWVSDVSRTADDFGLTLKGFSPDGNRSVRIQLEDQPAAQIVLWLQSLQEKGVQLGNLEMTPGGKSGTATVRATLQQ